From Chryseobacterium sp. IHB B 17019, one genomic window encodes:
- a CDS encoding glycoside hydrolase family 20 protein, which translates to MVRAFFVVFVLFSNLIFSQKKLNLIPYPQKVNINEGFFTIPEIIMLNDNLPKSETEYLKKRLSSSVKFQNSKGSAANLVYSQLPKSNNSGMDEFYSLEISPKQIQIKSYTKQGYFLAIQTLIQLIETHKNDKKIPTLKIEDQPKFSWRGMHLDVCRHFFTVEEVKQYIDYLAMYKLNTFHWHLTDDQGWRIEIKKYPKLTQIGSKRKESMIGAYVDNTFDGKPYGPYFYTQEQIKEVVKYAQDRHITVVPEIEMPGHALAALSAYPELACTKGPFEPATKWGVFDDVFCPKEETFKFLENVLDEVMGLFPSQYIHIGGDECPKTRWKECAHCQELIKKNNLKDEHGLQSYFIHRIEKYVNSKGRKIIGWDEILEGGLAPNAAVMSWTGIKGGVEAAKSGHFAVMTPGSYCYFDHYQGDPATEPNAFGGFTPLDKVYSYNPIPEELNAEQAKYILGVQANLWTEYILDFKQVQYMVFPRLMALSEVGWGTSDPKNYKEFEGRVINQFKVLDKMNVNYAKSIYNVSGKVIAANNGTAYELSTSQNPAGIRYTVDGTEPNANSQGYKNPISVSKSMTIKSAYFENGQLKSAVSSQQFMTSKTTGKKITLEQQPNENYSFGGAFTLVDGIIGNTRQLGKTWLGFQGKDVVATIDLGQKTQFSEVYFNTLENKGSWIHRAKSAQIFVSDDNKNFKMIKEIGKDEILNAKGKINLNVGNQNSKYIKLKIENAGVIPAGNPGADSKAWLFVDEIGVN; encoded by the coding sequence ATGGTACGCGCTTTTTTTGTAGTTTTTGTATTGTTTTCAAATTTAATTTTTTCTCAAAAGAAACTGAATTTAATTCCTTATCCTCAAAAAGTTAACATAAATGAAGGATTTTTTACTATTCCTGAAATAATTATGTTAAATGATAATCTCCCGAAAAGTGAAACCGAATACTTAAAAAAACGTTTAAGTTCAAGCGTAAAATTTCAGAATTCTAAAGGTTCAGCTGCTAATTTGGTGTATTCACAACTTCCGAAATCAAACAATTCAGGAATGGATGAATTTTATTCCCTTGAAATTTCACCCAAACAGATTCAGATAAAATCTTATACAAAACAAGGGTATTTCTTAGCAATTCAGACATTAATACAATTAATCGAAACCCATAAAAACGATAAAAAAATTCCAACTTTAAAAATAGAAGATCAACCAAAATTTTCATGGCGCGGAATGCATCTCGATGTTTGCCGTCATTTCTTTACAGTAGAAGAAGTAAAGCAGTATATTGATTATCTGGCAATGTACAAACTGAATACTTTTCACTGGCATTTAACAGACGATCAGGGTTGGAGAATTGAAATTAAAAAATATCCGAAATTAACGCAAATTGGTTCAAAACGTAAAGAATCCATGATTGGAGCTTATGTTGACAATACTTTTGACGGAAAACCTTACGGACCCTATTTTTACACTCAGGAACAAATAAAAGAGGTGGTAAAATATGCTCAGGATAGACACATCACGGTAGTTCCGGAAATCGAAATGCCGGGTCATGCTCTTGCTGCATTGTCGGCGTATCCGGAATTGGCCTGTACAAAAGGGCCTTTCGAGCCGGCTACAAAATGGGGCGTTTTTGACGATGTTTTTTGCCCGAAAGAAGAGACTTTTAAGTTTTTGGAAAACGTTTTAGATGAAGTTATGGGACTTTTTCCGTCACAATATATCCACATCGGAGGTGATGAATGCCCGAAAACAAGGTGGAAAGAATGTGCTCATTGTCAGGAATTAATCAAGAAAAATAATTTGAAGGATGAACACGGCTTACAAAGTTATTTCATCCACAGAATTGAAAAATATGTAAATTCTAAAGGAAGAAAAATCATCGGCTGGGACGAGATTCTAGAGGGCGGTCTGGCTCCAAATGCCGCCGTAATGAGTTGGACAGGAATTAAAGGTGGTGTTGAAGCTGCAAAATCCGGTCATTTTGCTGTCATGACGCCCGGTTCTTATTGCTATTTCGATCATTATCAGGGAGATCCTGCAACGGAACCGAATGCTTTCGGAGGTTTTACACCTTTGGATAAAGTATACTCTTACAACCCGATTCCGGAAGAACTAAATGCTGAGCAGGCGAAATATATTTTAGGTGTTCAGGCGAATTTATGGACGGAATATATTCTGGATTTTAAACAGGTTCAATACATGGTTTTCCCAAGATTGATGGCACTTTCCGAAGTAGGATGGGGAACTTCTGATCCTAAAAATTATAAAGAATTTGAAGGAAGGGTCATTAACCAGTTCAAAGTTTTGGATAAAATGAATGTGAATTATGCAAAAAGTATTTACAATGTTTCCGGAAAAGTAATCGCTGCAAACAACGGTACTGCTTATGAACTTTCAACCTCTCAAAACCCGGCCGGAATCCGATATACCGTGGACGGGACAGAGCCAAATGCAAATTCGCAGGGGTATAAAAATCCGATTTCTGTTTCAAAATCAATGACTATAAAATCTGCTTATTTTGAAAACGGACAATTGAAAAGTGCGGTTTCTTCACAACAATTTATGACGTCAAAAACGACAGGTAAAAAAATTACGCTGGAACAACAGCCCAATGAAAATTATTCTTTCGGTGGGGCTTTCACATTGGTTGACGGAATTATCGGAAATACAAGACAGCTTGGAAAAACATGGTTGGGCTTCCAGGGAAAAGATGTTGTAGCAACAATTGATTTAGGACAAAAAACTCAATTCTCAGAAGTATATTTTAACACCCTGGAAAACAAAGGAAGCTGGATTCACAGGGCAAAATCTGCTCAAATTTTTGTTTCAGATGATAATAAAAACTTCAAAATGATAAAAGAAATAGGGAAAGATGAGATTCTTAATGCAAAAGGAAAAATTAATTTAAATGTAGGAAATCAAAATTCAAAATATATTAAACTTAAAATAGAAAATGCAGGAGTTATCCCGGCCGGAAATCCCGGTGCAGATTCAAAAGCGTGGCTTTTTGTGGATGAAATCGGAGTAAATTAA
- a CDS encoding CoA transferase subunit A, with translation MIDKRVKNAKEAIEGIQDGMTLMLGGFGLCGIPENSINALVESDVKDLTCISNNAGVDDFGLGLLLRKRQIKKMISSYVGENAEFERQMLSGELEVELTPQGTLAEKCRAAQAGIPAFYTPAGYGTEIAEGKEVKDFKGKPHILEHAYEADFSIVKAWKGDHAGNLIFKGSARNFNHPMAGAAKITIAEVEELVEPGELDPNQIHIPGIMIQRIFQGEKFEKRIEQRTVRKKD, from the coding sequence ATGATAGATAAAAGAGTAAAAAATGCAAAGGAGGCGATCGAAGGAATTCAGGATGGAATGACGTTAATGCTTGGCGGGTTTGGTCTTTGCGGTATTCCTGAAAACTCAATAAATGCTTTGGTAGAAAGCGATGTGAAAGATCTTACCTGTATTTCCAACAATGCGGGTGTGGATGATTTTGGGCTGGGATTATTGCTTCGCAAAAGACAGATTAAAAAAATGATTTCCTCTTATGTAGGCGAAAATGCCGAGTTTGAAAGACAGATGCTTTCCGGGGAATTGGAAGTTGAGCTTACTCCACAGGGAACTTTGGCGGAAAAATGCAGAGCGGCACAGGCTGGAATTCCTGCTTTTTATACCCCTGCAGGCTACGGAACTGAAATTGCAGAAGGTAAGGAGGTAAAAGATTTCAAAGGAAAGCCACACATTCTGGAGCATGCTTACGAAGCAGATTTTTCCATTGTAAAAGCCTGGAAAGGTGACCATGCAGGAAATCTTATTTTCAAAGGTTCCGCAAGAAATTTCAACCATCCTATGGCTGGAGCAGCAAAAATTACAATCGCTGAGGTAGAAGAACTGGTAGAACCGGGAGAATTGGACCCCAACCAGATCCACATTCCGGGAATCATGATCCAAAGGATTTTCCAGGGCGAAAAATTCGAAAAAAGAATAGAACAGAGAACAGTAAGAAAAAAAGATTAA
- a CDS encoding ABC transporter ATP-binding protein, which produces MKILLYYLKPYKWLIIISLLLASVNQVFSLFAPAITGNILDKLVTHPNFFDKEKTIPRNLNEYLYGNDIYHGVMYFLGLLIGTAMISRIAKAFQDYVVNVIIQKFGAQIFTDGLKHSMRLPFQEFEDQRSGETLSILTKVREDSVKFINNFINVFFGILVSIIFVSVYAIRLHWSIMPVYVLGIIFIAVVTNLLSKRIKNIQKNIVSETTMLAGSTTESLRNIEIVKSLGLTNQEVERLNNNTYKILNLELRKVKSIRSLSFVQGTLVNFLQQIITFTLLLLIFKNIVTPGQYLSLMFYGFFIFGPMQEIGNIIISYREAQASLNNFDRVMKKEVEPKPESPKTIGAIEELEFQNVSFQHQTAHYKALNSISFNVKNGETIAFVGPSGSGKSTLVKLLVGLYRPLEGDIFYNNVNGKEFDFDELRNQIGFVTQDTQLFAGTIKENLLFVNPSATDEDLQLALKKSSCTGLLERAENGIETVIGEGGLKLSGGEKQRIAIARALLRKPHLLIFDEATSALDSITEEEITSTIKEISKEKEQITVLIAHRLSTIMHADRIYVLERGQVIETGSHLHLIEEKGLYYAMWRQQIGERKLAAEA; this is translated from the coding sequence ATGAAAATCCTATTATATTATTTAAAACCTTATAAATGGCTGATTATTATTTCTCTTTTATTAGCCTCTGTAAATCAGGTTTTTTCACTGTTTGCACCAGCAATTACCGGAAACATACTGGATAAGCTGGTTACCCACCCTAATTTTTTTGATAAAGAAAAAACGATTCCGCGAAATCTTAATGAATACCTCTATGGAAATGATATATATCATGGTGTGATGTATTTCTTAGGCTTACTGATCGGGACGGCAATGATCAGCCGGATTGCCAAGGCATTTCAGGATTATGTAGTGAATGTGATTATCCAAAAGTTTGGAGCTCAGATTTTTACAGACGGTTTGAAACATTCCATGAGGTTACCTTTTCAGGAATTTGAAGACCAGAGAAGTGGTGAAACGCTTTCTATTTTGACGAAAGTACGGGAAGATTCGGTGAAATTTATCAACAATTTCATTAATGTATTTTTTGGGATTTTGGTAAGTATTATTTTCGTTTCGGTGTATGCTATTCGTTTGCACTGGTCGATTATGCCTGTTTATGTGCTTGGAATTATCTTTATTGCTGTAGTAACCAATTTATTAAGCAAAAGAATAAAAAACATCCAGAAAAATATTGTATCGGAAACCACCATGTTGGCTGGAAGTACTACAGAAAGTCTCAGGAATATTGAAATTGTAAAAAGCTTAGGCCTTACCAATCAGGAAGTTGAGCGTTTGAATAATAACACCTACAAAATCCTGAATCTGGAGCTTAGAAAAGTAAAAAGTATTCGCTCTTTGAGCTTTGTGCAGGGAACATTGGTTAATTTTTTACAGCAAATTATCACGTTTACCTTACTGTTACTTATTTTTAAAAATATTGTAACGCCGGGGCAATATTTATCCCTGATGTTTTACGGCTTCTTTATATTCGGGCCAATGCAGGAAATCGGGAATATTATTATTTCTTATCGTGAAGCTCAGGCGTCACTCAATAATTTTGACCGTGTGATGAAAAAAGAAGTGGAACCCAAGCCTGAAAGCCCGAAAACAATTGGTGCGATTGAAGAACTGGAATTTCAAAATGTTTCTTTCCAGCATCAGACAGCTCATTATAAAGCGCTTAATTCCATTTCATTTAATGTAAAAAATGGCGAAACTATTGCTTTTGTCGGGCCAAGCGGTTCCGGTAAAAGTACATTGGTAAAATTGCTCGTTGGCCTATACAGACCGCTTGAAGGTGATATTTTTTACAACAATGTTAATGGAAAAGAGTTTGATTTTGATGAATTGAGGAACCAGATTGGCTTCGTCACACAGGATACACAGCTTTTTGCAGGAACAATAAAGGAAAATCTTTTATTTGTAAACCCTTCTGCGACTGATGAAGATTTGCAATTAGCCCTAAAAAAATCAAGCTGTACCGGACTTTTAGAACGTGCTGAAAACGGAATAGAAACCGTAATCGGTGAAGGTGGATTGAAATTAAGTGGCGGTGAAAAACAAAGAATTGCCATTGCAAGAGCATTGTTGAGAAAACCACACCTGTTGATTTTTGATGAAGCGACATCGGCATTAGACAGTATCACCGAAGAAGAAATTACTTCTACAATAAAAGAAATTTCTAAGGAAAAAGAGCAAATTACGGTTCTTATTGCCCACCGTTTAAGCACTATCATGCACGCGGACCGAATTTATGTACTAGAACGCGGACAGGTTATAGAAACTGGTTCTCACCTGCATCTTATTGAAGAAAAAGGTTTGTATTATGCCATGTGGAGACAGCAAATTGGTGAACGTAAATTGGCTGCTGAAGCTTAA
- a CDS encoding DoxX family protein, with amino-acid sequence MKQENFNKVGDIFYVICRLSIGLFFFITGFNKLFHPVFQGYMLKTITSLGFSNPQFMAHFVAANEMIWGLFLLIGLFTRFSSLALIVIMLVALVTKDIHSIPIELVPIDPKIGTKPIENYTWLTYFLYLPQVLYIMLLGLFALYGYKAFGIDKFLKKKVSLYR; translated from the coding sequence ATGAAACAAGAAAATTTTAACAAAGTTGGTGACATTTTTTATGTCATCTGTAGATTAAGCATTGGGCTTTTTTTCTTTATCACAGGATTTAATAAACTATTCCATCCCGTTTTTCAAGGGTATATGCTGAAAACAATCACAAGTCTTGGATTTTCCAACCCTCAGTTTATGGCACATTTTGTTGCTGCCAATGAAATGATCTGGGGATTATTTTTATTGATCGGGCTTTTTACAAGATTCAGTTCGCTGGCATTAATTGTTATTATGCTTGTAGCCCTCGTCACAAAAGATATCCATTCTATTCCGATAGAGCTGGTTCCTATTGATCCTAAAATCGGGACCAAACCGATTGAAAATTATACATGGCTAACATATTTCCTATACCTTCCGCAGGTTTTATACATTATGTTGCTCGGGTTGTTTGCGTTGTATGGCTATAAAGCTTTCGGAATCGATAAATTTTTAAAGAAAAAAGTAAGTCTTTACAGATAG
- a CDS encoding DUF4197 domain-containing protein, with translation MRKAILLAGGLLISVSTQAQILDVIKSTVKDKTGIDLNTPIKTGGSPTTTTPTKSTTTSPVNLGSLTSTQISSGLKEALSLGVTEGVKKLGVTDGFLKNEAVKILMPEKLRKIDATLRSIGMGSLADQGVKLLNRAAEDAVVEAAPIFTKAITSMTITDAKNILLGSNNAATSYLQAKTQSQLFTAFQPKVKASLGKVGADKVWSNLISKYNTFTGQAVTTDLNEYVTTETINGVFKMVAQKETGIRNTPAMRTTSILQKVFGAQDAK, from the coding sequence ATGAGAAAAGCAATTTTATTAGCTGGCGGACTATTAATTTCAGTTTCCACACAGGCACAGATTTTAGATGTAATTAAATCAACTGTAAAAGATAAAACCGGTATCGACCTTAATACTCCCATCAAAACCGGTGGTTCTCCAACGACCACAACTCCAACAAAATCAACAACTACTTCTCCCGTAAATCTTGGAAGTCTTACTTCAACGCAGATTTCATCAGGTTTAAAGGAAGCCTTGAGCCTTGGTGTGACGGAAGGTGTGAAGAAACTGGGTGTAACAGACGGTTTCCTGAAAAACGAAGCAGTAAAGATTTTAATGCCGGAAAAATTAAGAAAAATTGATGCAACATTACGTTCCATCGGTATGGGAAGCCTTGCTGATCAGGGTGTTAAATTATTAAACAGAGCTGCAGAAGATGCTGTGGTAGAGGCCGCTCCGATTTTCACTAAAGCGATTACTTCAATGACGATCACGGATGCCAAGAATATTTTATTGGGTAGTAATAATGCTGCAACAAGTTATTTACAGGCGAAAACTCAAAGTCAGTTATTTACCGCTTTTCAGCCAAAAGTAAAAGCTTCACTAGGAAAAGTGGGTGCTGATAAAGTCTGGAGCAATTTAATTTCAAAATATAATACTTTCACCGGACAGGCTGTAACGACTGATCTTAATGAATATGTGACTACGGAAACGATTAATGGAGTTTTCAAAATGGTGGCTCAAAAGGAAACCGGAATCAGAAATACGCCTGCAATGAGGACGACGAGTATTTTGCAGAAGGTTTTTGGGGCTCAGGATGCTAAATAG
- the rplS gene encoding 50S ribosomal protein L19 has protein sequence MDLLKYVQDKYIAKKEFPEFKAGDTITVYYEIKEGQKTRTQFFKGTVIQLRGTGSTKTFTIRKMSGDVGVERVFPINMPALQKIEVDRRGKVRRSRIYYFRDLRGKKARIKDAAYKKK, from the coding sequence ATGGATTTATTAAAGTACGTACAAGACAAGTACATTGCGAAAAAAGAATTCCCTGAATTCAAAGCAGGTGATACAATTACTGTGTATTACGAAATTAAAGAAGGACAAAAAACAAGAACTCAGTTCTTCAAAGGAACAGTAATCCAATTAAGAGGTACTGGTTCTACAAAAACTTTTACAATCAGAAAAATGTCTGGTGATGTAGGTGTTGAGAGAGTATTCCCTATCAACATGCCTGCTTTACAGAAAATTGAAGTTGACAGAAGAGGTAAAGTTAGAAGATCTAGAATCTACTACTTCAGAGATCTTAGAGGTAAAAAAGCGAGAATTAAAGACGCTGCTTACAAAAAGAAATAA
- a CDS encoding DoxX family protein: METKDISRVALGAFLISAGISHLTFARKEFQAQVPDWVPLKKDDTVVYSGIAEIVLGTATILTPEKYRKTMGQIIAGFFMAVLPGNIAQYKNRKDGFGLNNDKLRFARLFMQAPLVAWALMSTKDD; encoded by the coding sequence ATGGAAACGAAAGACATTTCAAGAGTTGCTCTTGGTGCGTTCTTAATCAGCGCCGGGATAAGTCACCTTACTTTTGCAAGAAAAGAATTCCAGGCTCAGGTTCCGGATTGGGTTCCTTTGAAGAAAGACGATACTGTGGTGTATTCCGGGATTGCCGAAATAGTATTGGGAACTGCTACCATTTTAACTCCTGAAAAATACAGAAAAACGATGGGACAGATCATCGCAGGATTTTTTATGGCTGTGCTTCCGGGAAATATTGCCCAATATAAAAACAGAAAAGACGGTTTCGGATTAAATAATGACAAGCTGAGATTTGCAAGGCTTTTTATGCAGGCTCCTTTGGTCGCCTGGGCCTTGATGTCGACGAAGGATGATTAG
- a CDS encoding fibronectin type III domain-containing protein translates to MKHFLFFFCFATQLVFGQALIPYLQNPTPTSMIVNWKTASNNETTVIYGTSPTNLGVTVTGTTNIFSDTGYNNNYYYHTAKIANLQPNTKYYYKIKTGTNESAVYNFRTLPLPGQAATADGKIRFLIMGDNQIKAEPRYDTLTLNAFKKLKEKFGPNSDPSDNVALTFMVGDQVDVGTLDHYENVHFKKNINLSPYLPIQTTVGNHETYGTLGMNSYYAHFYIDEIKYKNITSGNENYYAQQAGNVLFISLSSEHTGSAQMTWLQQILNEANNDSTVDWIISLSHRPYQAEQYVGDISTWVRNNAVPLMTTSNKYLMHVGAHHHLYHRGQLKNTPNYQIISGGTAWDQYWGMSTEQDFDDVQKTLTDWTYQIVEVDVPTGKVDIESYSIGGVYHKKYNELIDTFHRYKNQPKPAKPSITNTFTAPVTLPLTLDGSAFSTTSGELLNTTQFVLSKAADFSVIEKEFYRDYENWFGKDGNGTPDLTKNQNANVDITKATIAANSVTNGTYYVKVRYRDRNMEWSDWSDAKQFEVTGSVISNPTFTLNKTEYTQNEPIVATFTDGPGNNQDWVGIFKKGQNPATVTSQAYVYTNGQTAGTANFPNGIANKGQYFAGFFANNGYTEITPRKNFYVGPKVVLTTTADTYPVGGTVTVNFTNGPNLTKDWIGIYKMGHAPGTVNSTQWSYVTTPAGTLNFTGLAKGYYYAQYFLEDGYTAIGEKVFFKVGDIVTELWTNKPVYTLGENITASWTDSPGIIKDWLGIYPQSITVPDDNFISYTYFDGVTQGTKTINGTALPTTPGNYYMVMFTNDSYTEVSNRVQFQVSGPTLGTEETKSTEKNVVLYPNPSKPGEPTFIKSDYPIEKIELLSANGDLLYESKNIHNQRFSLVNENLPKGVYFVKVHTRKLFTLKLIIQ, encoded by the coding sequence ATGAAACATTTCTTATTCTTTTTTTGTTTCGCTACCCAGCTGGTTTTTGGTCAGGCTCTGATTCCCTATCTGCAGAACCCGACGCCAACCTCCATGATTGTGAACTGGAAAACGGCCTCCAATAACGAAACAACAGTGATTTATGGAACTTCGCCTACCAATTTGGGCGTTACAGTAACAGGAACTACAAATATTTTTTCGGATACAGGGTACAACAATAATTATTATTACCACACCGCAAAAATTGCCAACTTACAGCCGAACACAAAATATTATTATAAAATAAAAACAGGCACCAACGAATCTGCGGTCTATAATTTCAGGACACTTCCTTTGCCGGGTCAAGCTGCAACAGCAGACGGTAAAATCCGTTTCCTTATTATGGGAGACAATCAGATCAAGGCTGAACCGAGATATGATACTTTAACTTTAAATGCTTTTAAAAAATTAAAGGAAAAATTCGGCCCGAATTCTGATCCTTCTGATAACGTTGCTCTTACCTTTATGGTTGGAGATCAGGTAGATGTGGGAACTTTGGACCATTACGAGAATGTCCATTTTAAAAAGAATATTAATCTTTCACCCTATCTTCCGATCCAGACTACGGTTGGAAACCACGAAACATACGGGACTTTGGGGATGAATTCTTATTACGCCCACTTTTATATTGATGAAATTAAATACAAAAACATCACTTCCGGAAATGAAAATTATTATGCTCAACAAGCTGGAAATGTTTTATTTATAAGCTTAAGCTCAGAACATACAGGTTCTGCACAAATGACTTGGCTTCAACAGATTTTAAATGAAGCCAACAATGATTCTACGGTTGACTGGATCATTTCCCTGAGCCACAGACCTTATCAGGCAGAACAATATGTAGGAGATATTTCGACTTGGGTAAGAAATAATGCGGTTCCGCTTATGACGACTTCCAATAAATATTTAATGCATGTTGGTGCCCATCACCATTTATACCACAGAGGTCAGCTGAAAAACACGCCAAACTACCAGATTATTTCCGGTGGAACGGCTTGGGATCAATATTGGGGAATGTCTACGGAGCAGGATTTTGATGATGTTCAGAAAACTTTGACAGATTGGACGTACCAGATCGTTGAGGTGGATGTACCTACAGGAAAAGTTGATATCGAATCTTACTCAATCGGAGGAGTTTATCATAAAAAATATAATGAATTAATTGATACTTTCCACCGCTATAAAAATCAGCCAAAACCGGCTAAACCTTCTATTACGAATACCTTTACAGCACCGGTTACTTTACCTTTAACATTAGATGGAAGCGCCTTTTCCACAACAAGCGGAGAATTGCTTAACACTACCCAATTCGTGCTCAGTAAAGCAGCAGATTTTTCTGTCATAGAAAAGGAATTTTACAGAGATTATGAAAACTGGTTCGGAAAAGACGGAAACGGAACTCCGGATCTCACAAAAAATCAAAATGCAAATGTTGATATTACGAAAGCTACCATCGCGGCAAATTCAGTGACCAACGGAACGTATTACGTAAAAGTGCGTTACAGAGACAGAAACATGGAATGGAGTGACTGGAGTGATGCAAAACAGTTTGAAGTGACGGGAAGTGTGATTTCAAATCCTACTTTTACTTTAAATAAAACAGAATATACACAAAATGAACCTATTGTAGCTACTTTCACAGACGGTCCCGGAAATAATCAGGATTGGGTAGGTATCTTTAAAAAAGGTCAAAATCCCGCAACGGTAACTTCTCAAGCTTACGTTTACACAAACGGACAGACCGCCGGAACAGCCAATTTCCCGAATGGCATTGCCAATAAAGGCCAATATTTCGCAGGATTTTTTGCCAACAACGGCTATACGGAAATTACTCCGCGAAAAAATTTCTATGTAGGGCCAAAGGTTGTATTAACCACAACTGCAGATACTTATCCCGTGGGTGGAACGGTAACAGTTAATTTCACTAACGGACCAAACTTAACAAAAGACTGGATCGGGATCTACAAAATGGGTCATGCTCCGGGAACTGTGAATTCTACGCAGTGGAGCTATGTGACAACACCTGCAGGAACGCTGAACTTTACAGGTCTTGCAAAAGGTTATTATTATGCTCAATACTTCCTTGAAGATGGATATACGGCAATTGGCGAAAAAGTTTTCTTTAAAGTCGGGGATATTGTGACGGAACTTTGGACCAATAAACCGGTGTATACGTTGGGTGAAAATATTACGGCTTCATGGACAGATTCTCCGGGAATCATCAAAGACTGGTTAGGAATTTATCCTCAAAGCATTACAGTTCCTGATGATAACTTTATTTCTTATACTTACTTTGATGGAGTGACGCAGGGAACAAAAACAATCAACGGAACAGCACTTCCGACAACGCCGGGGAATTATTATATGGTGATGTTTACAAACGATTCCTATACAGAGGTTTCCAATAGAGTTCAGTTTCAGGTTTCCGGACCGACTTTAGGAACGGAAGAGACGAAAAGTACGGAAAAAAATGTTGTTTTATATCCAAATCCATCAAAACCGGGCGAACCGACTTTCATAAAAAGTGATTACCCGATTGAAAAAATCGAATTACTTTCAGCCAACGGAGACTTGTTGTACGAATCGAAAAATATTCACAACCAGCGTTTTTCTCTGGTGAATGAAAACCTTCCAAAAGGGGTTTATTTTGTGAAAGTTCATACAAGAAAATTATTTACTTTAAAATTGATTATTCAGTAA
- a CDS encoding CoA transferase subunit B yields the protein MLTKEQIAKRISKEVKDGYYVNLGIGIPTLVANYVPDNLSVEFQSENGVLGMGPFPFEGEEDADIINAGKQTITILPGGSFFDSAFSFGMIRGQKVDLTILGAMEVSENGDIANWKIPGKMVKGMGGAMDLVASAENIIVAMMHVNKAGESKILKKCTLPLTGVNCVKRVVTELAVLDVTPAGFKLIERASGVSVEDIIKATEAELIIDGEIPEMQF from the coding sequence ATGCTAACGAAAGAACAAATTGCAAAAAGAATTTCCAAAGAAGTAAAAGACGGCTATTATGTAAACTTAGGAATCGGGATTCCAACATTGGTGGCGAACTATGTTCCGGACAATCTTTCCGTAGAATTCCAGAGTGAAAACGGAGTTTTGGGGATGGGGCCTTTCCCTTTTGAGGGTGAAGAAGACGCAGACATCATCAATGCCGGAAAACAGACAATCACTATTTTGCCGGGCGGATCATTCTTTGATTCGGCTTTCAGCTTTGGGATGATTCGTGGCCAAAAAGTGGATTTAACGATTCTTGGAGCAATGGAAGTTTCAGAAAACGGAGATATAGCCAACTGGAAAATCCCCGGAAAAATGGTAAAAGGAATGGGTGGAGCAATGGATTTGGTAGCTTCCGCAGAGAATATTATTGTTGCCATGATGCACGTAAACAAAGCCGGAGAAAGTAAAATTTTAAAGAAATGTACACTTCCTCTTACCGGAGTTAATTGTGTAAAAAGAGTAGTTACCGAATTGGCCGTTTTAGATGTTACACCTGCCGGTTTCAAGCTTATAGAAAGAGCTTCCGGAGTTTCAGTGGAAGATATTATCAAAGCAACAGAAGCAGAATTAATCATCGACGGAGAAATTCCTGAAATGCAGTTTTAA